In the genome of Dickeya fangzhongdai, one region contains:
- a CDS encoding acyltransferase family protein, translated as MVDYSHSSSTFSHAITHENRKVKSTASTLPSLNGIRFILAIGVYLFHVSIPRMWNPFSDAEISDSYAFFFSKSGWVGVSFFFILSGFVMTWSARPIDDPIRFYKKRLAKIYPSHVVTLLILMACGAVSFNRPDIWLPNLLLIQAWIPDIDIFFGANTPSWFLSAIIFFYLTFPWLIKLVKRIPVTFLWPTIWICYAGMIISQVVVYELTSSGLPVPGWPVPIGNTQMCLAYTFPLLRLYEFLIGMVTARIIQEGKWIRISITTCVALSILAYMVDLFMPFQFSFNLVTLIPFVLFLGSLVVGDINNQPNFLSSALMQWLGTISFGFYMIHYAILLLLKRTMGTASHDLVHATLLIVLGGIMSILGGWLLYRFVERPASAWLSRR; from the coding sequence ATGGTTGATTATAGTCATAGCTCGTCTACATTTTCGCACGCTATTACCCATGAAAACAGAAAGGTTAAAAGCACTGCGTCTACACTCCCTTCATTGAATGGTATTCGCTTTATTCTTGCCATCGGTGTTTATTTATTTCACGTATCGATACCAAGAATGTGGAATCCATTCTCCGATGCTGAGATTAGCGATAGTTACGCCTTTTTCTTCAGCAAGTCAGGATGGGTAGGCGTCTCTTTTTTCTTTATACTCAGTGGGTTCGTCATGACCTGGTCGGCACGCCCCATTGACGATCCGATTCGCTTTTACAAGAAAAGACTGGCGAAAATATACCCCAGCCATGTCGTCACCTTGCTTATTTTGATGGCATGCGGCGCCGTCAGCTTTAACCGACCTGATATATGGCTACCCAATCTGTTACTGATACAGGCATGGATTCCTGATATTGATATTTTTTTTGGTGCAAATACACCCAGTTGGTTCCTGAGTGCCATCATATTTTTTTATTTGACCTTCCCCTGGTTAATTAAATTGGTAAAACGCATACCGGTGACATTTCTTTGGCCGACCATCTGGATTTGTTACGCGGGTATGATTATCAGCCAGGTAGTGGTATATGAACTCACCTCATCCGGCCTCCCCGTTCCTGGATGGCCCGTGCCAATCGGCAATACTCAGATGTGCCTTGCCTATACCTTTCCGCTATTGCGGCTTTACGAGTTCCTCATCGGCATGGTCACAGCGCGAATTATTCAGGAGGGAAAATGGATTCGAATTTCAATTACAACGTGCGTGGCACTAAGCATTTTGGCCTATATGGTCGATCTCTTCATGCCTTTTCAGTTTAGTTTTAATCTGGTGACGTTGATACCGTTCGTATTATTTCTGGGTTCACTGGTCGTGGGGGATATTAATAACCAACCTAATTTCTTGAGTTCAGCCTTGATGCAATGGCTTGGCACTATTTCGTTTGGATTTTACATGATCCACTATGCGATTCTGCTATTGCTGAAACGGACAATGGGAACAGCCAGCCACGACCTCGTTCACGCCACACTCCTGATTGTGTTAGGCGGTATAATGAGCATTTTGGGCGGATGGTTGCTCTATCGATTTGTTGAACGTCCGGCCAGCGCCTGGCTATCCCGCCGCTAG
- a CDS encoding MaoC family dehydratase — MRDESYLNGYVNSANEYFIGSDVRDERPPKLYFDDLKVGQVFHSSEYYVSAEEIAEFSIKYDPQPFHIDDDLAKDSIFRGLAASGWHTVSITMNLLVKSLPLAHGIIGKGVEKINWLRPTRPGDILRIRAKITEIDISPAKPDRALMTIHISTIGQDNKIRQELLGKLLIFQGSGTAKTP, encoded by the coding sequence ATGCGAGATGAAAGTTATTTAAACGGCTATGTGAATAGTGCTAACGAGTACTTTATCGGAAGCGACGTAAGGGATGAAAGACCACCAAAGCTGTATTTTGATGATCTTAAAGTCGGTCAGGTTTTTCATAGTTCCGAGTATTATGTCAGTGCGGAAGAAATAGCTGAGTTTTCGATAAAATATGACCCGCAGCCCTTTCATATAGACGATGACCTGGCAAAGGATTCCATCTTCAGAGGCCTGGCGGCGAGCGGCTGGCACACCGTAAGTATTACCATGAATCTACTGGTTAAAAGCTTGCCTCTGGCACATGGCATCATTGGTAAAGGGGTGGAGAAGATCAACTGGCTTCGCCCTACGCGGCCCGGTGATATATTACGAATAAGGGCAAAAATTACTGAAATAGATATCTCCCCAGCCAAACCGGATAGAGCGTTGATGACGATTCATATTTCTACCATCGGCCAGGATAATAAAATCCGTCAGGAGCTGCTTGGTAAGCTTCTTATATTTCAGGGGAGTGGTACGGCCAAGACGCCTTAA
- the solL gene encoding solanimycin export family MATE transporter SolL, whose amino-acid sequence MSSELIDEKPNALLQGSILRSLIKIGVPVILANLLQSGYIMIDAFWVGRLGDKSVAAISVSQPIIFLAFALGIGLSVAGTTLVAQCIGARLHQDANDIAAQVFMLSLLFAIPISAAGYFLAPWMLHSLGTQEEVFPFALSFLRVIISGLIFTFGFAMLQSLMRGSGEVRIPLLITLGTLILNAIMCPLFIFGYGIIPAFGVTGAGIATLINQGIAMTAGLLVLRFGHTGLKIYFRAMKPRWDMVKSVVRLGMPSSIELCAHALGASGMMSLVTGLGTAVTAAYGVVNNINALVIVPAIGMSIATATLVGQNVGAGQFKRAHAIGRLSATISFLTLTTIGLIGFVFAPYIIGQFAPDQIQVIYYGTNFFHIIAPCYGLIGLQMALNGAFRATGRTMTTMTLALVSQWLIQIPLAWGLSHYTSLGISGLWWAFPMTNLLMAAMTIILFERIDWERSRLSHSMTSSAQ is encoded by the coding sequence TTGTCTTCTGAACTCATTGATGAAAAACCAAACGCCTTATTGCAAGGTTCAATATTACGCTCACTGATAAAAATAGGCGTCCCTGTTATTTTGGCTAATCTTTTACAGTCAGGATACATCATGATTGATGCGTTCTGGGTAGGGCGTTTGGGTGATAAATCCGTGGCGGCGATATCGGTAAGTCAGCCCATCATTTTTCTTGCTTTTGCTTTGGGTATTGGCTTGAGTGTAGCGGGCACTACGCTGGTCGCACAGTGCATCGGCGCCCGTTTGCATCAGGATGCAAACGATATTGCGGCGCAGGTATTCATGCTGTCGTTGCTGTTTGCAATACCTATCTCGGCGGCAGGGTATTTTCTTGCCCCCTGGATGTTGCATTCGCTCGGCACTCAGGAAGAGGTCTTTCCGTTCGCACTCAGCTTTTTGCGCGTTATCATCAGTGGCTTAATATTTACCTTTGGTTTTGCCATGCTGCAATCCTTGATGAGGGGCTCAGGCGAAGTCCGTATCCCATTATTGATTACGCTGGGTACACTGATTCTTAACGCCATCATGTGCCCGCTATTTATCTTTGGTTATGGGATTATTCCCGCATTTGGCGTAACGGGGGCAGGCATTGCCACTCTCATTAATCAAGGCATTGCGATGACGGCTGGATTGCTGGTGTTACGGTTTGGTCATACTGGCCTTAAGATCTATTTTCGTGCGATGAAACCCAGATGGGATATGGTTAAATCCGTCGTTCGGCTGGGAATGCCATCGTCAATTGAACTGTGTGCTCATGCATTGGGCGCGAGTGGGATGATGTCTCTGGTAACAGGGCTGGGAACGGCGGTTACGGCGGCTTACGGTGTCGTTAATAATATTAATGCACTGGTTATTGTACCCGCCATTGGTATGTCAATTGCTACAGCAACGCTTGTTGGACAAAATGTTGGCGCTGGACAATTTAAGCGTGCGCATGCCATTGGCCGTTTGAGCGCAACGATCTCATTTCTCACCCTGACCACTATTGGCCTGATAGGGTTCGTTTTTGCACCTTACATTATTGGGCAATTCGCCCCCGATCAGATCCAGGTTATTTATTACGGGACGAATTTCTTTCATATTATCGCGCCATGTTATGGATTAATTGGGCTACAGATGGCGCTAAATGGCGCCTTTCGCGCCACCGGGCGCACCATGACGACCATGACACTGGCGTTGGTGTCTCAATGGCTGATTCAGATCCCGCTGGCATGGGGATTATCCCACTATACCTCGCTAGGTATCTCTGGCCTGTGGTGGGCATTTCCGATGACTAACCTATTAATGGCGGCGATGACGATTATTTTGTTTGAACGGATTGATTGGGAACGCTCAAGGCTGAGCCATTCAATGACATCATCTGCTCAGTAA
- a CDS encoding helix-turn-helix domain-containing protein, producing MTKKVNISTESGADIQTVSEAVSRRIKAHRKKQKLSLDELSRRAGVSKGMLVEIEKCTANPSIAMLCKIAAALGLSVADIVNVTDAPAVYLIEQGNIPTLWNGPHGGTARLLAGTSGPNMIELWRWEMFPGEVFESSGHPQGTLELFHVETGVLSMKVDNTELIIPAGCSAVARTDVPHRYANVDDGKLIFTMTVAELHQ from the coding sequence ATGACCAAAAAAGTCAATATATCGACCGAGTCGGGCGCGGATATCCAGACGGTGAGCGAAGCCGTTTCCCGCAGAATCAAAGCGCACCGGAAAAAGCAGAAACTCTCGCTGGATGAGCTTTCACGACGCGCTGGCGTCAGCAAAGGTATGCTGGTGGAGATAGAGAAATGCACGGCCAATCCCAGCATCGCCATGTTGTGTAAGATCGCGGCGGCGCTTGGTTTGTCCGTTGCCGATATCGTCAACGTGACGGACGCTCCGGCGGTATACCTGATCGAACAGGGAAATATTCCAACGTTATGGAACGGCCCTCACGGCGGTACGGCGCGTCTGCTGGCGGGGACCAGCGGCCCCAACATGATAGAACTGTGGCGCTGGGAGATGTTCCCCGGTGAAGTATTTGAGTCGTCAGGCCACCCCCAGGGGACGCTTGAGCTGTTCCATGTTGAGACCGGGGTGTTGAGCATGAAGGTGGATAACACCGAGCTCATCATTCCTGCCGGGTGTTCAGCAGTGGCAAGAACCGATGTGCCGCATCGTTACGCAAACGTAGACGACGGCAAACTTATTTTTACGATGACGGTGGCTGAACTGCATCAATAG
- the sugE gene encoding quaternary ammonium compound efflux SMR transporter SugE gives MSWLILFLAGLLEVVWAIGLKYTHGFSRLVPSVITVVALFTSIGLLSLALKNLPTGTAYAIWTGIGAVGTALAGIILFGESVSPPRIISLTLIVAGIIGLKFSTH, from the coding sequence ATGTCCTGGTTAATTCTTTTTCTTGCCGGATTATTAGAAGTCGTCTGGGCTATCGGCCTGAAATATACCCACGGCTTTAGCCGTCTGGTCCCCAGCGTCATTACCGTTGTCGCGCTGTTCACCAGTATCGGGCTACTTTCCTTAGCGCTAAAAAATTTACCGACCGGTACGGCTTACGCCATCTGGACGGGAATCGGCGCCGTGGGTACTGCGCTGGCAGGGATTATCCTGTTTGGCGAATCCGTCAGCCCACCGCGCATTATCAGTTTGACACTGATTGTAGCGGGAATTATCGGCCTGAAATTCAGTACGCATTAA
- a CDS encoding AEC family transporter, whose amino-acid sequence MWNALFFRKLGIFGPNATSELNRFVVYLALPTLLFDIIAHARWSDVGQPGFIMAFGLGAVLVFAVTLIFQISRSRHLADAALDALNSSYANTGFMGFPLALAFLGPTAMAPTLIATIITVCVLFAFAIVIVETGIQTERRRAQLVAKVVGALVRNPLPYRRSVGCAADGNWAFHVGGVLPPGSAHYFANRTVFHHYLDSDDNALSFLDSSGSLTGEGIYQRSAY is encoded by the coding sequence ATGTGGAATGCCTTATTTTTCCGTAAACTCGGTATCTTCGGCCCGAATGCCACCTCGGAACTCAACCGCTTCGTCGTGTATCTTGCGCTTCCCACACTGCTTTTCGACATTATTGCGCATGCGCGCTGGTCTGATGTAGGGCAGCCCGGTTTCATCATGGCGTTTGGTCTTGGCGCGGTGCTGGTATTCGCGGTTACCCTCATTTTCCAAATTTCCCGTTCGCGACATCTGGCCGATGCCGCGCTGGACGCATTGAATTCAAGCTATGCGAACACGGGGTTTATGGGGTTCCCGCTGGCGCTGGCGTTTCTGGGACCGACGGCGATGGCGCCGACCCTAATCGCGACGATTATCACGGTCTGCGTGCTCTTTGCGTTTGCGATCGTGATTGTTGAAACGGGGATCCAGACCGAGAGGCGGCGTGCGCAACTGGTGGCGAAAGTCGTCGGGGCGTTGGTGCGCAATCCGCTACCATACCGCCGTTCTGTTGGCTGCGCTGCCGACGGGAACTGGGCCTTTCATGTTGGCGGAGTTTTACCGCCGGGAAGCGCGCATTACTTCGCGAACCGTACTGTTTTCCACCATTATCTCGATTCTGACGATAACGCTTTATCTTTCCTGGATTCATCCGGAAGCCTGACTGGCGAAGGTATTTATCAACGGTCGGCATATTAA
- a CDS encoding B3/B4 domain-containing protein, translating to MLSVLPSIDASVAILAPGFRALSITAAATPITDPDIADKALAAACKSVIAGEARWADAHLAAWADVFRKFGAKPQRTPCSAEALRKRVLRDGSMPGIDPVVDLYNAVSLQYAIPVGGENLAAYVGAPRLTMADGTERFDTMKDGLPAQESPEPGEVIWRDDEGATCRRWNWRQGVRTRLNSETRQMWFILESLPVMPLTALYDAGERLSDGLQRMMPGVSIEMTLVDSDCRE from the coding sequence ATGCTTTCCGTTTTACCGTCAATCGACGCCAGCGTTGCTATACTGGCACCGGGTTTCCGGGCGCTGAGCATCACCGCGGCAGCAACGCCGATCACTGATCCTGACATCGCTGATAAAGCGCTGGCCGCTGCCTGCAAATCGGTGATTGCGGGAGAAGCACGCTGGGCTGATGCGCACCTTGCCGCCTGGGCTGATGTTTTCAGGAAGTTCGGCGCTAAACCGCAACGTACCCCGTGCTCAGCCGAGGCGCTGCGTAAACGTGTGCTGCGCGATGGCAGCATGCCGGGCATTGATCCGGTGGTGGATCTCTACAACGCCGTTAGCCTTCAATATGCAATCCCCGTGGGTGGCGAAAACCTCGCGGCCTATGTCGGTGCGCCCAGGCTGACGATGGCAGATGGCACCGAGCGGTTCGACACCATGAAGGACGGGCTGCCGGCTCAGGAGTCCCCCGAACCGGGAGAAGTTATCTGGCGGGATGATGAAGGCGCAACCTGTCGTCGCTGGAACTGGCGTCAGGGAGTCAGAACGCGGCTGAATTCAGAAACCCGCCAAATGTGGTTTATTCTGGAAAGCTTGCCGGTGATGCCGTTGACGGCATTATATGACGCGGGTGAACGGCTGAGCGATGGTCTGCAACGCATGATGCCTGGGGTCAGCATTGAGATGACCCTTGTCGATTCTGACTGCCGGGAATAA
- a CDS encoding MATE family efflux transporter, with protein sequence MQKYLSEARHLLALAIPVIIAQVSQTSMGVVDTIMAGSYSATDMAAVAVGTSIWLPVILFGHGLLMALTPVVANLNGSGRRDRIAHQTQQAFLLAAAISILTMFVLYQGKYAINLMHDGAPELADKAVKYLHALLWGAPGYLFYQVFRSQCEGLSKTKPGMVIGFIGLLINIPINYVFIHGKLGMPELGGVGCGVATASVYWMMMLMIAAYSRHAYWLKDIRQFKTQLKPDWAVLKRMSGMGLPIALALLFEVTLFAIVALLVLPLGVVDVAGHQIALNFSSLMFVLPLSVGVAATIRVGHRLGEGSAEAARVAARTGIATGVLLAMCTAIFTITLREPIAMLYNKNPDVVAMASHLMLLAAVYQISDAVQTIGSGVLRGYKDTRSIFFITFIAYWILGLPSGYTLALTDILVPRMGPAGFWWGFIIGLTSSATMMVLRIRWVQRQSPARILARAAR encoded by the coding sequence GTGCAGAAGTACTTATCAGAAGCCCGTCATTTGCTGGCGTTGGCTATTCCGGTCATCATCGCGCAAGTCTCGCAAACCTCAATGGGTGTGGTGGATACCATCATGGCGGGCTCCTATAGCGCCACCGATATGGCGGCGGTGGCGGTGGGCACCTCCATCTGGCTGCCGGTCATCCTGTTCGGTCACGGTTTGCTGATGGCGCTGACGCCGGTCGTGGCCAACCTTAACGGCTCCGGACGCCGGGATCGTATCGCTCATCAGACTCAGCAGGCGTTTTTGCTGGCCGCGGCTATCTCCATCCTGACCATGTTCGTGCTCTATCAGGGAAAATACGCCATTAACCTGATGCATGACGGCGCGCCGGAACTGGCCGACAAAGCGGTGAAATACCTGCATGCCTTGTTGTGGGGCGCGCCCGGTTACCTGTTCTATCAGGTATTTCGCAGCCAGTGCGAAGGTTTGTCCAAGACCAAGCCGGGGATGGTGATCGGATTTATCGGCCTGCTGATCAACATTCCCATCAACTACGTTTTCATCCACGGTAAGCTGGGCATGCCGGAGTTGGGCGGCGTCGGCTGCGGGGTGGCGACCGCCTCGGTATACTGGATGATGATGTTGATGATAGCGGCCTATTCCCGCCACGCCTATTGGCTGAAAGACATTCGTCAGTTCAAAACCCAGTTGAAGCCGGATTGGGCCGTACTCAAGCGGATGTCCGGCATGGGGCTGCCCATCGCGCTGGCGTTGCTGTTCGAAGTGACGTTGTTTGCGATTGTCGCGCTGCTGGTATTGCCGCTCGGGGTGGTTGATGTAGCGGGCCACCAGATCGCGCTCAACTTCAGTTCGCTGATGTTCGTGCTGCCGCTGTCTGTCGGCGTCGCCGCCACCATTCGCGTCGGCCACCGGCTGGGCGAAGGTTCGGCGGAGGCTGCCCGGGTAGCGGCGCGTACCGGTATCGCTACCGGCGTGTTGCTGGCGATGTGCACGGCTATCTTCACCATCACGCTGCGTGAACCCATCGCCATGCTTTACAACAAAAACCCGGATGTGGTGGCGATGGCCTCGCATCTGATGCTGCTGGCGGCGGTCTATCAGATTTCCGACGCGGTGCAGACCATTGGCAGCGGCGTGCTGCGCGGTTACAAGGATACCCGCTCCATTTTCTTTATCACCTTCATCGCCTACTGGATACTGGGGCTGCCCAGCGGCTATACGCTGGCGCTGACCGACATACTGGTGCCGCGGATGGGGCCGGCCGGGTTCTGGTGGGGGTTCATCATCGGCCTGACCTCCTCCGCCACCATGATGGTGCTGCGGATCCGTTGGGTGCAACGCCAATCGCCGGCGCGTATTCTGGCGCGGGCGGCACGTTGA
- the solI gene encoding solanimycin biosynthesis cytochrome P450 SolI, translated as MTKQLQDVVEDVNAIPLEKINPARRDRFVNATELPVFERLRREDPVHFTPESEFGPYWSVTLWDDIRTVGNNYHDFTSTQNIDLKSLEEKEKLEAAMQALGHERRKNVGFITMDPPEHTKHRKAAAPSVAPSNLAQMAPIMRERAGIILDGLPIGEPFDWVDRVSKEMTATVLATLLDFPFEERRKLTYWSDLLMFEPGHGLVKSWEQKAEETVKCYQVFEEMWEKRRNAPPSYDLISMLAQHPDTRDMTLEQYRGTIVLLIIGGNDTTRNTISGSLYLLDKYPAEFAKLKANPKLVMPMISETLRFHPPVNFMSRVATRDVEIRGKNIQKGDRVVMWYASGNRDASAIEEPDTFSIDRERARRHLSFGVGIHACIGSRLAEMQLTIIWEEILKRFSRIEVLEEPERNYSNFLHGFENLKVIIHKE; from the coding sequence ATGACGAAACAATTACAGGATGTTGTTGAGGATGTTAATGCTATCCCGTTAGAGAAAATTAACCCTGCGCGTCGGGATCGGTTTGTGAATGCGACTGAATTGCCGGTGTTTGAGCGTCTCAGACGTGAAGACCCGGTGCATTTCACGCCGGAAAGTGAGTTTGGGCCTTACTGGTCAGTAACATTGTGGGACGATATTCGCACGGTTGGCAATAATTACCACGATTTCACCTCCACCCAGAATATCGATCTGAAATCGCTTGAAGAGAAGGAGAAACTCGAAGCGGCGATGCAGGCTCTGGGTCATGAGCGGCGGAAAAATGTGGGTTTCATTACCATGGATCCCCCCGAGCATACTAAACACCGCAAGGCGGCGGCACCGTCGGTGGCTCCCTCCAACCTGGCTCAAATGGCGCCGATAATGCGTGAACGTGCGGGCATTATTCTCGACGGTTTGCCGATTGGCGAACCCTTTGACTGGGTGGATCGAGTCTCCAAGGAGATGACGGCGACGGTGCTGGCAACGCTGCTCGATTTTCCTTTTGAAGAGCGCCGTAAGCTGACGTATTGGTCTGACCTACTGATGTTTGAGCCGGGACATGGTCTGGTGAAAAGCTGGGAGCAAAAGGCGGAAGAAACCGTTAAATGCTATCAAGTTTTTGAGGAAATGTGGGAAAAACGCCGTAATGCGCCGCCAAGCTATGACCTTATCTCAATGTTGGCCCAGCACCCCGACACGCGCGATATGACGTTAGAGCAGTACCGTGGCACCATTGTTCTGCTGATTATCGGTGGGAACGACACGACGCGTAACACGATTTCAGGCAGCCTTTACTTGCTGGATAAATATCCCGCCGAGTTTGCCAAGCTCAAGGCCAATCCTAAGCTGGTGATGCCAATGATATCGGAAACGCTGCGTTTTCACCCGCCAGTCAATTTTATGAGCCGTGTTGCCACCCGCGATGTTGAAATTCGTGGCAAAAACATCCAGAAAGGCGACCGTGTCGTGATGTGGTATGCGTCTGGCAACCGCGATGCCTCGGCGATTGAAGAACCTGATACCTTCAGCATCGACCGTGAGCGCGCCCGTCGGCATCTCTCCTTTGGTGTGGGTATACACGCCTGTATTGGCAGTCGGCTGGCTGAAATGCAACTGACGATTATCTGGGAAGAAATTCTCAAGCGTTTTTCCAGAATAGAGGTATTGGAAGAGCCTGAGCGTAATTACTCTAATTTTTTACATGGTTTTGAAAATCTGAAAGTCATTATTCATAAAGAGTAA